The Dyella caseinilytica genome has a window encoding:
- the pgaD gene encoding poly-beta-1,6-N-acetyl-D-glucosamine biosynthesis protein PgaD, with protein sequence MKADPIINHPEYQKPFQRALFTVITMVAWTLWISLWLPLITLIAWLLGLQDVYVKLGLNHPFRAANDFGQVLQVAVIAALSLGSWAFYNRMRFAGKQKRRANRFVDIAEMAPALDASVRTAQHLRASRRSVVHFSDTGGLFLRQEES encoded by the coding sequence ATGAAAGCCGATCCCATTATCAACCATCCCGAGTACCAGAAGCCGTTTCAGCGTGCACTCTTTACTGTCATCACGATGGTGGCGTGGACCTTGTGGATCTCGTTGTGGCTGCCGCTGATTACCCTGATCGCCTGGCTGCTTGGCCTGCAGGATGTGTATGTCAAGCTGGGGCTGAATCATCCCTTCCGGGCGGCCAACGATTTCGGTCAGGTGTTGCAGGTGGCCGTTATCGCTGCGCTGTCGCTGGGAAGCTGGGCGTTTTACAACCGCATGCGCTTTGCGGGTAAGCAAAAGCGTCGCGCCAATCGATTCGTTGATATTGCCGAAATGGCCCCGGCGCTCGATGCCTCGGTAAGGACAGCACAGCATCTGCGTGCAAGCCGCCGCTCCGTAGTTCACTTCAGCGATACGGGAGGTCTGTTTCTGAGGCAGGAAGAATCGTGA
- the pgaC gene encoding poly-beta-1,6-N-acetyl-D-glucosamine synthase, giving the protein MNGGIIHVLLEFAFFYPLAMSLLWMSGGLLYFLRWERKEPARAKPPALASYPMVSLIVPCHNEGEQVRETIAQLSEQSWPDFEIIAVNDGSTDDTGEKLDQLMNEYPQLRVIHLSSNQGKAMGLRTATLAAKGDYLVCVDGDAMLDRYATHWLMTHLLSSARVGAVTGNPRIRNRSTLLGKLQVGEFSSIIGLIKRAQRVYGRIFTVSGVIAAFRKVALHDVGYWNTDMVTEDIDVSWRLQMRHWEIRYEPNALCWILMPETLRGLWKQRLRWAQGGSEVLLRYWSKLLHWRQRRMWMVAAEYVVSLIWSYDMVAMVMLWLLGLIITLPPSLHVPTLLPQWNGVVLGIVCMLQFLISLLIDRRYEKRIGRNYYWMIWYPIAYWMLTTATSVVALPRAVIKRRGTRAVWTSPDRGVR; this is encoded by the coding sequence ATGAACGGTGGCATCATTCACGTCCTGCTCGAATTTGCCTTTTTCTATCCCCTGGCGATGTCACTGCTGTGGATGAGCGGAGGCCTGCTTTATTTCCTGCGTTGGGAGCGCAAGGAGCCAGCGCGCGCCAAGCCACCTGCGCTGGCCTCCTATCCGATGGTGTCGTTGATCGTGCCGTGCCACAACGAAGGCGAGCAGGTGCGCGAGACCATTGCGCAGTTGTCCGAACAGTCCTGGCCGGATTTCGAGATCATCGCAGTGAACGACGGCTCTACCGACGATACCGGCGAGAAGCTCGATCAATTGATGAACGAGTATCCGCAGCTTCGCGTGATCCATTTGTCGAGCAATCAAGGCAAGGCGATGGGCTTGCGCACTGCCACGCTGGCGGCCAAAGGCGACTATCTGGTCTGCGTGGATGGCGACGCCATGCTTGACCGCTATGCCACGCATTGGCTGATGACGCATCTGTTGTCCAGTGCGCGCGTGGGCGCCGTGACTGGCAATCCACGCATCCGCAACCGCTCAACCTTGCTTGGCAAGCTTCAGGTCGGTGAGTTTTCCTCGATCATCGGCTTGATCAAGCGCGCGCAGCGAGTCTACGGACGCATCTTCACCGTATCCGGTGTGATCGCCGCGTTCCGCAAAGTTGCCTTGCACGACGTTGGCTACTGGAACACGGACATGGTCACGGAAGACATCGACGTCAGTTGGCGCTTGCAGATGCGTCACTGGGAAATCCGTTACGAGCCCAATGCGCTGTGCTGGATTCTCATGCCTGAAACCTTGCGTGGTCTGTGGAAACAGCGCCTGCGCTGGGCACAAGGCGGATCGGAAGTGTTGTTGCGTTACTGGTCCAAGCTGTTGCACTGGCGTCAGCGGCGCATGTGGATGGTCGCAGCCGAGTACGTCGTCAGCCTGATCTGGTCGTATGACATGGTCGCGATGGTCATGCTTTGGCTGCTGGGACTCATCATCACCTTGCCACCGTCGCTGCATGTGCCGACCTTGCTGCCGCAGTGGAACGGTGTGGTGCTTGGCATCGTCTGCATGCTGCAGTTTCTGATCAGTTTGCTGATCGATCGACGCTATGAAAAGCGCATCGGCCGCAATTACTACTGGATGATCTGGTATCCGATTGCCTATTGGATGCTGACCACCGCCACGTCCGTGGTGGCATTGCCAAGAGCCGTCATCAAGCGGCGTGGCACCCGTGCTGTATGGACCAGTCCTGATCGAGGTGTGAGATGA